The Solanum lycopersicum chromosome 6, SLM_r2.1 genome has a window encoding:
- the LOC101264736 gene encoding protein AGENET DOMAIN (AGD)-CONTAINING P1-like, whose amino-acid sequence MNSEEHHTMLSEFIKSIAFKRQQITKLFQKGDEVEVASQVYGFIGSYYDATIISPIGAYHYKIKYKTLLTDDESAPLEEMVSAAVIRPVPPHQDKTMSENGFRLYDMVDVFANDGWWFGFISGKIGEEYYVYFPTTADNIAYPRHVLRYHQEWANGKWIYLPKTRN is encoded by the coding sequence ATGAATTCAGAGGAACACCACACAATGCTCTCAGAGTTTATAAAATCAATAGCATTCAAGAGACAACAGATAACAAAATTATTCCAAAAGGGCGATGAAGTTGAAGTGGCAAGTCAAGTATATGGCTTCATAGGTTCTTACTATGATGCAACTATTATTTCTCCCATTGGCGCTTATCATTATAAAATCAAGtacaagactctgttgactgaTGATGAATCAGCGCCACTGGAAGAGATGGTCAGTGCAGCAGTGATCCGCCCTGTTCCACCTCATCAAGATAAAACAATGTCAGAAAACGGATTCCGTCTGTATGATATGGTTGATGTGTTTGCCAACGACGGATGGTGGTTTGGATTTATCAGTGGGAAAATTGGAGAAGAGTACTATGTCTACTTCCCTACAACTGCAGATAACATTGCATACCCTCGTCATGTGTTGAGATATCATCAAGAATGGGCTAATGGCAAGTGGATATATCTTCCCAAAACAAGGAATTAg
- the psi14B gene encoding psi14B protein: protein MAGIVVVFDFDKTIIDVDSDNWVVDELGATDLFNQLLPTMPWNSLMDRMMKELHTQGKTIQDIEEVLKRVPIHPRIVPAIKSAHALGCDLRVISDANVFFIETILKHLGIRDCFSEINTNPGYVDGEGRLRILPYVDFQKSPHGCNLCPPNMCKGMIVERIQAKEGKKRMIYLGDGIGDFCPSLKLREADFVMPRKDFPAWNLINKNRTLVKAGVHEWTNGKELEHILLQWINTINIEESQLLSMEYCKFQTKPNADHGALPRPLPVPY from the exons ATGGCTGGAATTGTAGTGGTTTTCGACTTTGACAAGACAATTATCGACGTGGATAGTGATAATTGGGTGGTGGATGAATTAGGCGCCACTGATTTGTTCAATCAACTTCTCCCTACTATGCCATGGAACTCTCTCATG GATAGAATGATGAAGGAGCTTCATACACAAGGCAAAACAATACAAGACATTGAAGAGGTACTGAAACGGGTTCCCATACACCCTAGGATTGTTCCAGCTATTAAATCAGCTCATGCATTAGG GTGTGATTTGAGAGTAATAAGCGATGCAAATGTATTCTTCATTGAAACAATATTGAAACATCTCGGAATTAGGGATTGTTTCTCAGAGATCAACACTAATCCAGGCTACGTCGATGGGGAAGGCAGGCTTCGAATCCTTCCTTATGTTGATTTTCAAAAATCCCCTCATGGTTGCAATCTCTGCCCTCCCAACATGTGCAAG GGTATGATAGTAGAGAGAATTCAAGCTAAGGAAGGGAAGAAGAGAATGATTTATCTAGGCGATGGAATCGGCGATTTCTGCCCCAGTTTGAAGCTGAGGGAAGCAGATTTTGTGATGCCAAGAAAAGATTTCCCAGCCtggaatttgataaataaaaacagGACACTAGTAAAAGCAGGGGTCCACGAGTGGACCAACGGCAAAGAACTTGAACACATTTTGCTACAATGGATCAACACAATCAACATTGAAGAAAGCCAATTGTTATCAATGGAGTATTGCAAATTCCAGACGAAACCCAATGCAGATCATGGAGCCTTGCCACGGCCTCTTCCAGTGCCTTACTAA
- the psi14A gene encoding psi14A protein, whose protein sequence is MAGIVVVFDFDKTIIDVDSDNWVVDELGATDLFNQLLPTMPWNSLMDRMMKELHTQGKTIQDIEEVLKRVPIHPRIVPAIKSAHALGCDLRVISDANVFFIETILKHLGIRDCFSEINTNPGYVDGEGRLRILPYVDFQKSPHGCNLCPPNMCKGMIVERIQAKEGKKRMIYLGDGIGDFCPSLKLSEADFVMPRKDFPAWNLINKNRTLVKATVHEWTNGQELEHILLQLINTINMEESQLLSVDYCKLVTMSKAAHGALPQALPVPY, encoded by the exons ATGGCTGGAATTGTAGTGGTTTTCGACTTCGACAAGACGATTATCGATGTGGATAGTGATAACTGGGTGGTGGATGAATTAGGCGCCACTGATTTATTCAATCAGCTTCTTCCCACTATGCCATGGAACTCTCTCATg GATAGAATGATGAAGGAGCTCCATACACAAGGCAAAACAATACAAGACATTGAAGAGGTACTGAAACGGGTTCCCATACACCCCAGGATTGTTCCGGCTATTAAATCAGCTCATGCATTAGG GTGTGATTTGAGAGTAATTAGCGATGCAAATGTATTCTTCATCGAAACAATATTGAAACATCTCGGAATTAGGGATTGTTTCTCAGAGATCAACACTAATCCAGGCTACGTCGATGGGGAAGGCAGGCTTCGAATCCTTCCTTATGTTGATTTTCAAAAATCCCCTCATGGTTGCAATCTCTGCCCTCCCAACATGTGCAAG GGTATGATAGTAGAGAGAATTCAAGCTAAGGAAGGGAAGAAGAGAATGATTTATCTAGGCGATGGAATCGGCGATTTCTGTCCCAGTTTGAAGCTGAGCGAAGCAGATTTTGTGATGCCAAGAAAAGATTTCCCAGCCtggaatttgataaataaaaacagGACACTAGTAAAAGCAACGGTCCACGAGTGGACCAACGGCCAAGAACTTGAACACATTTTGCTACAATTGATCAACACAATCAACATGGAAGAAAGCCAATTGTTATCAGTGGATTACTGCAAATTAGTGACAATGTCAAAAGCAGCTCATGGAGCGTTGCCACAGGCTCTTCCAGTGCCTTACTAA